CGTTGCCTTTTAGTCATAAATAGCTGTTCCGTACAGCCTTCCTGTGAGTTCATATTCATAATGGGTTGTTCTGTGGTGGTATTGACAAAGCGTGAGTTTTCAGCGTTACTCTTCGAGTTAGGTCCGTTTTTTTTAATGCTAATAGTTTGTGATTGAACATAGTCATTTACGAGTTCTGCATCCATTTGGGTTACAGAAAAGGTAGAAAACAATGTTGGGAAATTGTGTTTGAAATCTTTGATCATGAGACGATTCCATGCTAATGCCAACCTTCTGTGAGAGTCCAAAATACCGCTGCACCGTtcaaatattgaagatAGTAGGTGCTCATAAAATGAAACTAGCCCATAGTTAAGCAGAACTGGAGATAAGTGGTTCAAACAAATAGCCTTGTTTATTGGTATGCAAGGGTTTGGAGTCAAACAGCTTAATAAAATTATTGGTTCATATTCacttgtttgtttatgaCTAATAAAAACAACACAATAGAGCTCCAAGTCCCATCTTTCATCGTGCAACACCATATTCCAGAATTGTAAATTCGATTCTTGTGGTTTGATACAATATTGAGAACATTTGTCATGCGAAAGCCGTCTCCACTCTCTGAGCAACTTTCTGTATAACTGATGCATTATGTCTAATGTGTACTTTATGGGTTCGGAACTCTAAAGCAAAAAGACCGATGAAGGCGATTAGATGGATTAAccttaaaaagaaaacttgaATAAAGGAACACTTGCTCTGAGATGTTCTTTATACCGCTTGTATCACCAATCAACTGCTTCCTTTGTGGAAATGAAAGCTAAACGCTCTATTTTGGTTACTGTTATATTCTGCTTTCTTAACTTTTTTCTCAGTAAAAGGGAAAACGATCAGAATCATATTACCCGGCCTTGACTGGACGGAAAGTATTATCTGTTATTTCTATAAAGCACGAATTTGTAAAGATGAAATCTAATGTGCATTTATAATGGATGAATGCTATTTCACGAATTTTAAAGCATTGTTACAACGGGCTGAAGGCATTGTGAATCTCGGGAGAAGTTCCAACAGGAGTTATTGTGAGGAATTGAGTGTTATTCCGTTAAACTGTTATTTGAGTTGTGTTTGAGCTTTTTCATATATTAAAGCATCTATCATCACTAATTAAAACAGGCTAAGGCGGTTCATTAAAACTAAGTTTCAGCATactttgatttgatttaaGATGGGTAACTTTTTCAGTTCTATGTTCGATAGACTATGGGGTGTGGATAAAGAGTTGCGTATACTTATTTTGGGTCTCGATGGTGCTGGTAAAACTACCATATTGTACCGTTTGCAGATAGGAGAGGTGATAACGACAAAGCCAACAATTGGTTTTAACGTGGAGACCTTAAATTACAAAAATTTAAAGCTAAACGTCTGGGATCTTGGTGGACAGACTTCTATTAGACCTTACTGGCGTTGCTACTACGCAAACACAGCAGCAgttatttttgttgttgattcAACAGACAAAGATCGTATGAATATAGCTTCAAAGGAATTGCACTTAATGctacaagaagaagagctaCAAGATTCAGCACTACTTGTTTTTGCAAACAAACAAGATCAGCCGGGGGCACTGAGCGCTTCTGAAGTTTCAAAGGAATTGAATTTGGCCGAACTAAAAGATAGAAGTTGGAGTATAGTTGCTTCCAGCGCTATCAAGGGTGAGGGTATTACCGAAGGTTTAGATTGGTTGATTGATGTTATAAAGGAGGAGCAGATGTAAACAAGCCTTATACTTCTCTTTTCACGATAACAGAGAAAGTAGAAAATGTCaataatattgaaataattTTTGCTGTAATGAATGGATTTCAACTCTAAACTTCAAAATGTTTAAGGAAGCACCTGATCTATCATTTCGAATATTATTCTATTTCTGCTTTTACCCCATGCATTTCACTTCTATTCTCTAACTCCGGTTTTCCTGACGTTGTTTGATATCTTACAATTATCGTGTATCCAAACAtaacaatatatatataatgatatATAGTTGTATCCTAAATAATGATTCAAATTCCAATTCAAGTAAAAATCATTCTTGCTCTGTCGAGCGTTTAAAAATGTACTTCACAACTTCTTTGGCATGTTCTCATACGTCATTTTATACTTATTTCCATTTGTAGgctctttctctctctatatatatagcaaTATAgcaatatatatttgttacATGagaataatataaaaacCTTAAACTTGtaatttgaagaattgaaaatCAACGAAGAGATAGAGTATTCAACTACACATTACAGAGCAATTCCGATATCCAGGAGCTTTCCCACTGTTGCAAATCCTACCTGTTAAAAGGTccattttcaatgaaatttTATTACAGTGCCTTCCGATCTAGGGTGAATACCAGATTCATATTCTCCAGAACCTTTAAGTATTCAcctttgattcttttacCTCCGGTCGTATCTCTTTCCATGCAATGGTACAAAGATCCTCTACTTAATAACTGGCAACCACTTTCGCCCGACGGAAAGGGCGATACATTTGAGATGAAACTCTATCTGTCATCCCAAAAGCAACTCGAGGAAGATGCCAAGCAACAGCGTGAAAAATCAATCCGCTCTGGAATACTTCCTAGCATGTTCAAAAAAGTACTATATCAAATTAATGATACCATAATAGAGCCAATTCGTATTTTTGTTCGTTTCTTAGAACTCTCTGCTATCTTTATACCGTTACTTCTAGTTTATCCAATCTCATGGTTAGGGCATCATAAGAGGATACAGATGAATCCAGACCGAGtaattcaagaaaagtcAGGATCTTTACTATGGTATAAACTACTACGGAAAGCATTGGAATTGGCAGGACCAACTTTCATCAAATTAGGACAATGGGCAGGGTCTCGTACGGATATTTTCTCTGAAGGATTATGTGCAGAATTGGGTGAACTACATAGTAATGCTCGTCCGCATTCTTTAGAATACACCAAGAAAGCCATTGTTAGTTCTTTAGAAGATAAGTACcaatttgatgaaatatttgatgaatttaACGAAACACCGGTTGGTTGTGGGGCAATAGCACAGGTTTATGTTGGGAAACTCTCTGAACGTATTATAAAAGACTATAATACTGGTACTGAAAATAGGTATTTTGCAGTTAAAGTTGTGCATCCTGGTGTTCCAAAAAAGATAGATAGGGACTTGAGAATCAtgtactttttttccaatgtAATTGATTCACTGCCGACCATGGAATGGCTTTCACTTCCAaatgaagttgaacaattctctatattgatgaaattgcAACTTGACTTAAGAATAGAATGCAAAAACTTGGAGAAGTTCAACACGAATTTTAAAAGTAATCCAAGGATTAGATTTCCAGTAGGTTCCATGGGGTTGTCTTCAAGATATGTTCTCTTCGAAGAATATATTCATGGTTTTCCAATGGAAGAATTCTTAGCTGTAAAAGACGGTCTAAAAAGGGTTGATCTCTGTAAAAAGGTTAGTAATCCCTTCATTGAAGcttttttgaaaatgttgATTCTTGACGATTTTATTCATGCCGACCTTCATCCCGGAAATGTTATGATTAGGTTTATGAAATTAAATGAATACGAAACGGAAGTTGTTTCCAGTGAATCGCAAATGTTCCGTATTGTTAATAAACTAAAAACTCTGGCCAAAACCCATGACCCTGAGTTCATTCCAGAATTAAAACGAGTCTTGGAAGATTATGAACCGCAAATCTGTTTGATTGATACAGGCCTTGTCACAGAGTTGAATGATCGTAATAGGGTAAACTTTATTGCGCTTTTCAATGCATTGGCTAGATTTGACGGGTACCATGCTGGTGAGTTAATGATCGAACGATCACGCACACCAGAAACCGCAATAGATAAGGATTTATTTGCGTTAAAAGTGGAACGGTTGGTCAGTAACgtcaagaaacaaacattTACCTTGGGGACAGTTTCGATTGGACAGCTTTTGGATAAAATGCTAAGTATGGTTAGACAACATCACGTCAGAATGGAAGGCGATTTTGTATCGGTGATTGTGGCTATTCTATTGCTCGAAGGAATTGGTAGACAGCTAGATCCTGAAATGGATCTTTTTGCAAGGTTCgtattttttgttttaattaATGGATTTCAATCACCCTAGAAAAAATAGGACAACTACTAACATTGTAACGACTAATACACAAAATAACAAGATAAAGCGTACACTATCATTCATGATTGCTGATAGCTGCGTTTCATTTTTGTCATATTTTGTGTTGTAAGAAATATTGAACAGTTCTTTGCCATTTTTACGCCGATTTGGAATGAATAGGACGAATGATTTCTACGGAAGTGATTCTAGCTTACTACACGATGTCAGTTCATTATCAATGTTGAAAATATGGTTAGGCTTGGAAATTCGGCAATTGATGAGTTTTTCTGCCAAGCAAATATATGAATTGGTAAAAACTGATCAATTGTGCCCGAATTACTGATTTTCAGAATTGCTCTAAAGAAATCTTACAATGGCATCTAgtatatatcaatattaaCTAGCTTAATCCCATACTCTATTCTTATTATAGTATACAAGACCTTTCGACGTTCTGAGGTCGCCATTGAAAGGATTTATGCTTTGTATGTAGAGTAAAAAAGTGCACATAGACGAAACAGTACTTTCGCTGTTTAGTTTACGCCCACCTTCAAACACAACTTAAAggcaaaagaaacaagtgTTAATCACTGTAATGCTGCACGCTCTGTATATTATGATTTATAGTACAAAAATAGGTGTTGTACTGTAACTTCTGCATAAAAATGGGTGCGCATATTTTAAAGAAATGTTTACATGAAAACACAATACTAACgtcgaaaaaaaaaggttttttaTACGACCCGTGCAGTTTCTCTAAGAAACAGGATTTTGGAGTTTAACCTGAGATCTCTGTAAAGGGTGCAAAACTGTCGTCAGTCAAGATGATTGAATCCTCACCGCATTATACGCGCCAGTGTGTTCCACTTATTAATTTGTTTTACTCCGCGGACATTAAAGGATATTAGCTTACaaaccttctttctttctaaCCTAGCTGCATGTATGAACTACAGAAGGTAAAATTACTTTGCATAACGTAAGGAAATCAGACCCAAGATAGTATCTACAATATGAATAATTAATGACTATGAGTTTGTAACTTGTAACTCGGTATTAAGATCTGACTgtgttatatatatagaatCATTTTCCTTTGTAATGTCTTAAACAAGTGCTCCGAAATCATTCAAATTGTACTATGTTTGATAAACGTTTGCAGCTCACATAGCCTCAGCATTAGAGATAAAAGATTTCGCAATCTTTTAATCGATAGAGTCATTGCTGGTTCgaaattattatttgtaGCAACATCCTTAGTTCTAGAGTAGTGATTTATTTCAAATGGTATCTTTGAAGTTCCGAAGAGACGTTAAGGCAAAAGCCGAACAAAATGGTCAACAATTAACTGAAATTGAGGTGAGTAAAGGCGGTGAAAAGATCTTGAATGAGAGCTCTTCGATAGCGTCAAAAAGTGAAGACAGTGAGGAGATTACCAAGACTCGGGGTGTTACCAGAATTGAGGCGGTTAAAAAACATATGACAGGTAAATTCTTCTGGTTATTTGTCGTTTCCATCAATATAACATCTTGGGTTTTGGCATTAGACTCTTCTACTACTTCAAGTTATCAACCATATGCGACATCTAGTTTTGATAGGCATTCAATGTTGTCAACATTATCCATTGCAAATTCAGTTATCGGAGCAGTATGCCAACCGTTTATCGCTAAGATATCGGATCTAACTTCCAGACCAGTCACATATGCAGTTGTTTTGGTAATGTACATTATAGGATTTGTTGTCACCGCATGTTCTCCAACAATTTCGGCCTATGTTATTGGTTCGGTCTTCATTACTATTGGCCAAAATGGTTTAAATTTACTAAATTCTATTGTTATAGCTGATATGACCGATTTAAAATGGAGAGCTCTGTTCACTTCTCTATTGTCTGTCCCATATTTAGTAACTACATGGGTATCAGGTTACATCACACAAGATATCATTGATAGCAATTGGAGGTGGGGATATGGTATGTTTGCAATCATTACTCCTGTTGCTTTGACTCCAGCGATCCTTTTAGTATCATACTTAGATCGTGAGGCAAATAAGAGAGGAGAAATTCCGGTAGGTACAGACCCACTAGCACAAAGCAAGAAACATATTGAGGAAGAAGGTGTCAAAGGTTTCAAAGCTAAGTTGGTGTTGCTGAAATCAGCCCTAATTGAAATAGATGCATTTGGATTAATATTACTGGGTTTTGCCTTTTCGTTGATCTTGCTTCCATGTTCTCTATATCCATATGCCAAGGAAGGTTGGAGCAATCCAAGTATGATTGCAATGGAGGTAGTTGGGGGTATTCTCTTAATATGTTACGCCATTTTTGAGATCTGGATTGCGCCCTTCCCGCTTCTACCAAAAAGGGTCTTAATGAACAGAACATTTATATGCTGTGTTAtaattgatttcatttaTGAAATGGCAGGGTACTTCCCATTGTTATATTTTACCTCATACACTCGGGTAGCATTAAACTTATCGATTCAACATTGGACTTATCTATCTAATATCACTACTATGGGTCTTTGCTTTTTTGGGGTGTTCTGGGGTGTCTTGTTTAGAATTTTCCGCCGTTACAAAGTTTTCCAAGTCGGTGGTACTGGGATTAAACTAATTGGTATGGGTCTGTACGTATACAGTAGTCAACAATAAAGGACCAACCTTGGCAGTTATAGTCATCTCACAAATAGTCACCTCTTTTGGTGATGCTGCCAACGTAATGGGAACTCAGGTTGCAGCTCAGGCAGCTGTCCCACATCAAGATATGGCAGCAACTATCTCTGTTTTATCCCTTTACAGTTCAATTGGTGCTGCTATTGGATCTGCGATTACAACATCTATCTGGACCTCTGAACTTCCCAAGGCTTTACTCAAACACATCCCAGATCCAAAGGTTGCAATGTCTTTCTTCGAAGATAT
The Kluyveromyces marxianus DMKU3-1042 DNA, complete genome, chromosome 1 DNA segment above includes these coding regions:
- the str3 gene encoding Sit1p, producing the protein MVSLKFRRDVKAKAEQNGQQLTEIEVSKGGEKILNESSSIASKSEDSEEITKTRGVTRIEAVKKHMTGKFFWLFVVSINITSWVLALDSSTTSSYQPYATSSFDRHSMLSTLSIANSVIGAVCQPFIAKISDLTSRPVTYAVVLVMYIIGFVVTACSPTISAYVIGSVFITIGQNGLNLLNSIVIADMTDLKWRALFTSLLSVPYLVTTWVSGYITQDIIDSNWRWGYGMFAIITPVALTPAILLVSYLDREANKRGEIPVGTDPLAQSKKHIEEEGVKGFKAKLVLLKSALIEIDAFGLILLGFAFSLILLPCSLYPYAKEGWSNPSMIAMEVVGGILLICYAIFEIWIAPFPLLPKRVLMNRTFICCVIIDFIYEMAGYFPLLYFTSYTRVALNLSIQHWTYLSNITTMGLCFFGVFWGVLFRIFRRYKVFQVGGTGIKLIGMGLYAAVPHQDMAATISVLSLYSSIGAAIGSAITTSIWTSELPKALLKHIPDPKVAMSFFEDISLIAAEPWGSAYRLGAIEAYQEVLYKLFCMGVGVSSIMLITAMLQTNYYLGDQQNCIEGKQVEDYKYNPDGSKKTLLDRVTDFWNKPMY
- the ARL1 gene encoding Arf family GTPase ARL1, with product MGNFFSSMFDRLWGVDKELRILILGLDGAGKTTILYRLQIGEVITTKPTIGFNVETLNYKNLKLNVWDLGGQTSIRPYWRCYYANTAAVIFVVDSTDKDRMNIASKELHLMLQEEELQDSALLVFANKQDQPGALSASEVSKELNLAELKDRSWSIVASSAIKGEGITEGLDWLIDVIKEEQM
- the CQD1 gene encoding Cqd1p (mitochondrial), producing the protein MKFYYSAFRSRVNTRFIFSRTFKYSPLILLPPVVSLSMQWYKDPLLNNWQPLSPDGKGDTFEMKLYLSSQKQLEEDAKQQREKSIRSGILPSMFKKVLYQINDTIIEPIRIFVRFLELSAIFIPLLLVYPISWLGHHKRIQMNPDRVIQEKSGSLLWYKLLRKALELAGPTFIKLGQWAGSRTDIFSEGLCAELGELHSNARPHSLEYTKKAIVSSLEDKYQFDEIFDEFNETPVGCGAIAQVYVGKLSERIIKDYNTGTENRYFAVKVVHPGVPKKIDRDLRIMYFFSNVIDSLPTMEWLSLPNEVEQFSILMKLQLDLRIECKNLEKFNTNFKSNPRIRFPVGSMGLSSRYVLFEEYIHGFPMEEFLAVKDGLKRVDLCKKVSNPFIEAFLKMLILDDFIHADLHPGNVMIRFMKLNEYETEVVSSESQMFRIVNKLKTLAKTHDPEFIPELKRVLEDYEPQICLIDTGLVTELNDRNRVNFIALFNALARFDGYHAGELMIERSRTPETAIDKDLFALKVERLVSNVKKQTFTLGTVSIGQLLDKMLSMVRQHHVRMEGDFVSVIVAILLLEGIGRQLDPEMDLFARFVFFVLINGFQSP
- the UBS1 gene encoding Ubs1p, producing the protein MHQLYRKLLREWRRLSHDKCSQYCIKPQESNLQFWNMVLHDERWDLELYCVVFISHKQTSEYEPIILLSCLTPNPCIPINKAICLNHLSPVLLNYGLVSFYEHLLSSIFERCSGILDSHRRLALAWNRLMIKDFKHNFPTLFSTFSVTQMDAELVNDYVQSQTISIKKNGPNSKSNAENSRFVNTTTEQPIMNMNSQEGCTEQLFMTKRQRIGVSSYINVNPVPEPNDNALENFENCYNLEDRKRKI